In Babylonia areolata isolate BAREFJ2019XMU chromosome 10, ASM4173473v1, whole genome shotgun sequence, the following proteins share a genomic window:
- the LOC143286329 gene encoding uncharacterized protein LOC143286329 — protein MAFCIKIAGHGYTVPSSSVIAIDNLQYQRRPCPTSPTHTPTTTTTTTTTTTTPTTTTTTTPTTTDSPVTTNPTTSTTTTTPTTTTTTTPTTTDSPVTTIPTTSTTTTTPTTTTTTTPTTTDSPVTTIPTTSATTDSVSTMTSSDEDDGCCGNLLYLVIGLAAAVAAVVTIANGVVLCYCIKRRNVQRRMRNSTDNNHYCYIVADGNNIRPHGGTSAFATTTRTVPYPTRCTATTTTNPTAAPPFCARRPRPCLSALSGTGDGDYYSTVYELAIPTNTFATTTTTTTTIYANRDPTYLTPSLTNPTTTTTTTNANRRLTVYNHLEYVANSEVRTRTMPGPETTNPKPVLFRESEPDIVSSKPRTRDRKEEKYSCLESIVQPSGADKIGESMNGEGREDKLYHRLHVGTSENSEIQTDRKPEVVIDRLAFSTD, from the exons ATGGCGTTCTGC ATCAAGATCGCAGGACACGGCTACACTGTCCCCTCGTCCTCTGTGATCGCCATTGACAATCTGCAGTACCAACGACGACCTTGTCCCacctcccctacccacacacccaccaccaccaccaccaccaccactactaccaccactccgacgactaccaccactaccactcctaCCACCACCGACTCGCCCGTCACCACTAATcctaccacttccaccaccaccaccactccgacgactaccaccactaccactcctaCCACCACCGACTCGCCCGTCACCACTATTcctaccacttccaccaccaccaccactccgacgactaccaccactaccactcctaCCACCACCGACTCGCCCGTCACCACTATTCCTACCACTTCCGCCACCACGGATTCTGTATCAACGATGACCTCTTCAG ATGAGGACGATGGCTGTTGTGGCAATCTTCTTTATCTTGTCATCGGGTTGGCCGCCGCTGTCGCTGCTGTTGTCACCATCGCCAACGGTGTAGTCCTGTGTTACTGCATAAAGCGGAGAAACGTTCAGAGGAG AATGAGGAACAGCACCGACAACAATCACTACTGCTACATAGTCGCTGATGGGAACAACATCCGTCCACATGGAG GCACATCAGCCTTCGCCACTACCACCCGTACCGTCCCCTACCCAACCCGctgcaccgccaccaccacaacaaaccccACTGCCGCCCCGCCCTTCTGTGCTCGGAGACCACGGCCTTGCCTTTCTGCCTTGTCTGGAACCGGAGACGGGGATTATTACAGCACTGTGTACGAGCTCGCTATCCCCACTAACAccttcgccaccaccaccaccaccaccaccactatctatGCCAACCGCGATCCAAcctacctcaccccctccctcaccaatcccaccaccaccaccaccaccaccaatgccaaCC GACGATTAACTGTGTACAACCATCTTGAATATGTTGCAAACAGCGAGGTCCGCACCAGAACGATGCCTGGCCCTGAAACCACGAACCCAAAGCCTGTGCTTTTCCGTGAGTCAGAACCTGACATCGTCAGCTCCAAACCTCGAACAcgtgacagaaaagaagagaaatacagctGTCTGGAATCAATCGTACAGCCGTCAGGAGCTGACAAAATTGGAGAAAGCATGAATGGGGAAGGTAGAGAGGATAAACTGTATCATCGTCTGCATGTTGGCACCTCCGAGAACAGCGAGATCCAGACAGACCGGAAACCGGAAGTGGTCATTGACAGACTCGCATTTTCTACAGACTAA
- the LOC143286533 gene encoding uncharacterized protein LOC143286533 has protein sequence MPAPCFILMLCGFLHLLRMTRCQDAGSFRVDDLNADGVRYIRHAGSPVSFTVSQSCEVVRVAVEKEDDTRVLTLCRFTDHRASSNWSRCLYNKTTQMFTVSNVLGERMWRTVYLRAGGCAENNSTIRASFNVTLMEPPQIISFRVHINGAAVVEPAAAKDAVAVLENSTLTFQCDWDPGRPPRNATLTRFGILLPTTPTSTPLTMPPRDDDGGDDGDGAVVATKLSRVEHIVQKFGVEDGGVYTCQVEGAEEEEEEGEEKEGKQKKQKSVWMIRAASPDVAVPTANPPQSTPSILVIGLSAGVPGSLLIIVLVVLVVWMWRLHWVMPCADTAGDQDIKSTRRRQQRDDPHCGGHELRDVVSASPQDITGPSAFATTTSAVPYPSRYSATTSSSTAAPPFCARRPRSGPPALSGTGDGDHYSTVYELAIPINTFSATTTTTTTTIYANRDPTYLTPILTPTTTTTTRTALPPLTTPPPPYQLRSLPPPPPPQPTAAPAPLPPHHFVPRYQNLEPLPRPEHTKTLGYHIDKD, from the exons ATGCCTGCACCGTGCTTCATTCTGATGCTGTGTGGGTTCCTTCATCTTCTGAGGATGACCCGCTGCCAGGACGCTG GCTCTTTTCGGGTCGACGATCTCAACGCCGACGGAGTACGTTACATCCGCCACGCTGGTTCCCCTGTCTCCTTCACAGTGTCTCAGAGCTGTGAAGTTGTCCGCGTGGCAGTTGAGAAAGAAGATGACACACGGGTACTCACCCTGTGCCGGTTCACAGATCATCGGGCGAGCTCCAATTGGAGCAGGTGTCTTTACAACAAAACCACCCAAATGTTCACAGTGTCCAACGTTCTTGGTGAGCGGATGTGGCGGACAGTCTACCTCAGAGCTGGCGGATGTGCTGAAAACAACTCCACGATCCGAGCAAGTTTCAATGTCACGCTGATGG AACCTCCGCAAATCATCAGCTTCAGGGTTCACATTAACGGGGCAGCAGTGGTAGAGCCAGCAGCAGCCAAGGACGCCGTTGCAGTGCTGGAAAACTCCACCTTGACTTTTCAGTGCGACTGGGACCCGGGTAGACCGCCCAGGAATGCCACACTCACGCGATTTGGAATCCTGCTGCCCACCACGCCCACTTCCACGCCCCTCACCATGCCTCccagagatgatgatggtggtgatgatggtgatggggcgGTGGTGGCGACGAAGCTGAGTCGTGTAGAACACATCGTTCAGAAGTTCGGGGTGGAGGACGGTGGGGTCTACACCTGTCAAGTggaaggggcggaggaggaggaggaggagggggaggagaaggaggggaagcagaagaagcagaagagcgTGTGGATGATCCGAG caGCATCACCGGATGTGGCAGTGCCCACAGCGAACCCTCCCCAGTCCACGCCCAGCATCCTGGTGATAGGACTGTCGGCTGGCGTTCCTGGGTCACTGCTCATCATCGTCCTTGTCGTCCTGGTGGTGTGGATGTGGCGTCTCCACTGGGTGATGCCGTGTGCTGACACAGCAG GGGATCAAGACATCAAAAG CACAAGGCGGAGACAGCAGAGAGATGACCCACACTGTGGTGGCCATGAACTGAGGGacgttgtctctgcctctccccaggACATCACTG GCCCATCAGCCTTTGCCACTACCACCAGTGCCGTCCCCTACCCATCCCGCTACTCCGCCACCACATCCAGCTCCACTGCCGCCCCGCCCTTCTGTGCTCGGAGACCACGGTCCGGGCCCCCCGCCTTGTCTGGAACCGGAGACGGGGATCATTACAGCACTGTGTACGAGCTCGCTATCCCCATTAACACCTTctccgccactaccaccaccaccaccaccacgatctaTGCCAACCGCGATCCAACCTacctcacccccatcctcacccccaccaccaccaccaccaccagaaccgcCCTACCACCCCTAACTACTCCACCCCCACCGTACCAACTCAgatcccttcctccaccacccccaccccaaccaacagCAGCACCTgctccactcccaccccatcaTTTCGTGCCGAGATACCAGAACCTGGAGCCTCTGCCTCGTCCGGAGCACACGAAGACGTTGGGTTACCACATTGACAAGGACTAG